From the genome of Biomphalaria glabrata chromosome 1, xgBioGlab47.1, whole genome shotgun sequence, one region includes:
- the LOC106060119 gene encoding tRNA (adenine(37)-N6)-methyltransferase-like: MDSCFKMKPIGTLKSVFHYKNGIPRQSSLCQAARGVLTIEKCVFNNPEHSLQGLEEFSHAWIIFVFHKNNNTYTKAKVKPPRLDGLKVGVFSTRSPYRPNNIGLSLVKIDKVVGSSVYISGIDLLDGTPVLDIKPYIPDYDSPRNLLPHEDSTSTDEITPLNDQHLKSLELATDAPCSDKSEHDQAISKQTSPANTDAQRGTNSVESGNSSNIQPKSELNHHMVTEGFYQLSGALKKVGEALESSLTPKEDNGCPSEKLNEDSDLSQILNLSLGTEIHDILSTKANNTVPDNSMNHRSSSHSKKVNIEKLLSIGGDSSQNITSSVKFKKDNSEILQHKTSMVAPWLTNPPVSKLKVLFTPRALEQLGKFCQSSPDESYKLQMLLDVSEAERSISEILSEEPRSVYRRQHCQDSLYYFTLDVLHVTCWFDDDQVEVVRIKPITLVPKLKQNSNGDSS, encoded by the exons ATGGACAGTTGTTTTAAGATGAAGCCCATTGGTACCTTGAAATCTGTTTTTCACTACAAAAATGGAATTCCAAGGCAATCATCACTTTGTCAAGCAGCTCGTGGTGTTCTTACAATAGAGAAATGTGTTTTCAACAATCCTGAGCATTCATTGCAAGGTCTTGAAGAGTTTTCACATGCTTG gattatttttgtttttcataaaaacaatAACACTTATACTAAAGCTAAAGTTAAACCTCCAAGACTGGATGGACTGAAAGTAGGAGTGTTTTCTACACGTTCACCATACAGGCCTAATAACATTGGACTCTCTTTGGTTAAAATTGATAAAGTTGTTG gtTCTTCAGTTTACATCTCGGGTATAGATTTGTTAGATGGTACACCTGTTCTGGATATCAAGCCATACATTCCTGATTATGACAGTCCCAGGAATTTGTTACCACATGAAGACAGCACTAGCACTGATGAAATCACTCCACTCAATGATCAGCATTTAAAAAGCTTAGAACTTGCAACTGATGCTCCATGCTCTGATAAAAGTGAACATGATCAAGCAATATCAAAACAAACTAGCCCAGCTAACACAGATGCTCAAAGGGGAACAAATAGTGTTGAGTCTGGAAACAGTTCAAACATTCAACCAAAATCTGAACTTAATCACCATATGGTGACTGAAGGTTTTTACCAGCTGTCAGGGGCACTGAAAAAAGTTGGTGAGGCACTTGAATCTAGTCTAACTCCCAAGGAAGATAATGGTTGTCCCTCTGAGAAGCTTAATGAAGACAGTGATTTAAGTCAAATATTAAACTTAAGTCTTGGTACAGAAATTCATGACATTTTATCCACCAAAGCAAATAATACTGTTCCAGATAACAGTATGAATCACCGTTCTAGTTCACACTCAAAGAAAGTAAACATTGAAAAACTATTAAGTATTGGAGGTGATTCCTCTCAAAATATCACGTCATCAGTAAAATTCAAGAAGGATAACTCAGAAATTCTGCAACATAAAACCTCCATGGTTGCCCCTTGGCTAACCAATCCACCTGTATCTAAACTTAAGGTATTGTTCACACCTAGGGCTTTGGAACAGTTGGGTAAATTCTGTCAATCCTCACCTGATGAGAGTTACAAGTTACAGATGTTGTTAGATGTCTCAGAGGCTGAAAGGTCAATATCTGAAATTCTTTCAGAGGAGCCTCGTTCTGTGTATAGACGTCAGCATTGTCAGGACAGTTTGTACTATTTCACTCTGGATGTGTTGCATGTGACTTGTTGGTTTGACGATGACCAAGTGGAAGTGGTGAGAATTAAACCTATTACTCTTGTGCCTAAACTAAAGCAAAATTCAAACGGTGACTCATCATAA